Proteins found in one Venturia canescens isolate UGA chromosome 8, ASM1945775v1, whole genome shotgun sequence genomic segment:
- the cic gene encoding uncharacterized protein cic isoform X5, protein MHPAVVVILSPSSRHTPAISSLLSSLWIRERGEMLTAHPEMHEKRESLRGGGQYGTGGGGGAATMDDKSEQQPPPPPPPQRDPTDPSISAKKLPKKRKFDPSELEDMDITSNVVSNVSNIVGNVGGIRTNPPPPPPVQTVNQSPLVQHSNIPILQPQASPHQQQQQQQQQQQPTECYQQASPVQSVVVLPPQSTAVDYSLREEPQRLRPRQSTVAMVDLGEWCGTRVLALRDSRYYPGVIRNASHGEVFIEFDGEGKLVKYTDVFGAGKYDVIGDAIPSLEQVTLDAKVCFKCPTPNGHIDAMTNVFVRGTVCKIFAPTKRFSVKIPTDGDQSDSYVVKRADLRLLQPPWVDELEDVLKESEPMRPESVDHGYRNTLEGPVPGPILQQQLHHPPHMSAHETSAYYRTASTSPLMTLGTTAHSANTTPCNGSRPYDDLDSDDDLGREDITFPSDAGSSKRSSMQSRGSTSSLVEQRSITPRSQAATPRSQAATPHKYNKGDVVTAASGIRKKFNGKQWRRLCSKEGCSKESQRRGYCSRHLSSKGSGFRGPTGNFQSGKVDGEETSRDSDTSPNYVDRRIAGRFDQDETEAANMLVSLGSSRSATPAFSSPTAHSSISPCINQSPVPPLGLNQNNVFMPISSPAHHATSLIPPGAKWTQPTQPNFVPQYQQQVIKPEPNRMIRPARPAPTAPTTPASIGTSVIRISPVGRGMPVHSTVSNPWSEQSPPPRHPSVVTSMAQQQQQQQQQQQQQQHQQQQQQVQQQHQQQQQQQQQQQQQQQQQQQQQHQQLQQQGILLQHALTSNNGFPNPVELQEQNSQLLKPPHSPHVPLAAPPPQTLTHLHKTQEQPVDYAQPQQTQPIYLMHHSHQPDKKYLVIKNSMDVSPSSHVSSPDDKYRQGLINHLGQLPQLHPSQCQPPQSPVVVPSAHVDNKMSVVPQSDFQNTKIGLNVSTHTDLQRNQIQQQQQQQQQLQQPPPPPLSLPPPPSTSVVISATTAVTSTAPTSVFQHVIVQPSHMVQIPKPVPPREDIVKSNGVLYGSHDVSPAYQPHPPSLLSSTVRNWKKAFSWQPTVLEQPDVSPPPSALSPPLSAPPIPLSMGNIGDDTPGPGPDPITPAEEEDDDVFESEPTTPAEIEASSNKRRSQSLSALHTKDPQSPLKQTVKRTAMLQTKDPRIRRPMNAFMIFSKRHRAVVHQRHPNQDNRTVSKILGEWWYALGPDEKKKYHNLASEVKEAHFKAHPDWKWCSKDRRKSSTTSFKGGEPRGKLNSAGEEMDMGPPMDDVPLTPRTTEEIYVPATAVYNDVSTPEQTVNQISHPLHRVPETSAQNEPQDSTVKQEEDAAGSDDDQMVICEDPQPEIDLKCKDKMADSDNDVPQEEDGEKKNYTQGRFSPTNGQNVKNDLTCRPKPIKALLPSTGIETTTKYHHTSMDKGGTVSVLSTTYPYHSPVNPTGVSGFQPKGGAFITMPISPKVIKPEPVKSEQQQYSTQYSVNNLVSSVHTENGRNIPKFTSAPVLHTQPLQTLSTVHRNPTSAVPYQPPLTLTLLDTDLVAIPKQQQQASPYLGPNTQHPRMYCGFHIPISETGNRNLSMQNLVAGNKAETPSVIVAKSYPVTTSNPSTPTHRGIGHSIARLAETDKKEPLIANHVQFYANNPKVEQDRKETMLSTPLDKLKQPLTPHTPHNNQINNDSSSNMTYCVEDQTIGRSNDSGPNKGTFMLAPTPAQLGRAPLQRRQSLAMPPTSSAGDHGSMMCQHFDNRAQSNQSQNSEQPSQQQQQQQQQEQQRQQQQQEQQRQQQQQQQQQQQQQQQQQQQQQQQQQQQQQQQPQTPCHPEPMASPSPSTKKGSFFKKNVEDGMDRVLEQVNFQEKFSSLPEFKPEDIQSPSAISLNTPAGTSVHTPGAPIHHASNLHGYRKKSGPGPHRSTMNEEDTESEVSASATPKSTASVKLTGNSFFPPDFNVDAFRLNAEASVDAETNSPRTPKTPGGGVVSSAGIARADNERGPRKVLEQRRQLVMQLFQDHGYFPSTQATSTFQAKHSDIFPNKTSLQLKIREVRQKLKANSTPMSASSLVSPLPVSESSPNVAGPLTAPPTSMGAPLSLPVSSSGS, encoded by the exons ATGCACCCAGCCGTTGTCGTCATTCTTTCTCCTTCGAGTCGCCACACTCCGGCCATCAGCAGCCTCCTCTCGTCTTTATGGATT CGTGAGAGAGGCGAGATGCTGACGGCACATCCGGAGATGCACGAGAAACGGGAAAGCCTGAGAGGCGGCGGCCAGTACGGGACAGGCGGGGGTGGCGGTGCGGCCACGATGGATGATAAATCGGAGCAACAACCACCCCCGCCACCTCCGCCACAGCGCGATCCTACAGATCCGAGCATAAGCGCTAAAAAACTTCCAAAGAAACGAAAGTTCGATCCGTCGGAACTCGAGGATATGGACATCACTAGTAACGTTGTTAGCAACGTTTCCAATATCGTCGGTAACGTTGGTGGCATTAGGACGAATCCTCCTCCTCCACCACCCGTGCAAACGGTCAATCAGTCTCCTCTCGTTCAACACTCGAACATACCGATCCTCCAGCCGCAAGCTTCGCCCCatcaacagcaacaacaacaacaacaacaacaacaaccaaCGGAGTGTTATCAG CAGGCATCTCCGGTGCAATCGGTAGTGGTTCTTCCCCCGCAGAGTACCGCGGTCGATTATTCGTTACGAGAGGAGCCGCAACGCCTGCGACCGCGTCAATCGACGGTGGCGATGGTTGATCTCGGCGAGTGGTGCGGAACAAGAGTTTTGGCGCTCAGGGATTCTCGTTATTATCCAGGTGTAATAAGAAATGCCTCGCACGGTGAAGTTTTTATCGAGTTCGACGGCGAGGGTAAATTAGTCAAGTATACGGATGTGTTTGGTGCGGGTAAATACGACGTGATAGGTGACGCGATACCGTCCCTGGAACAAGTGACTTTGGACGCGAAGGTCTGCTTCAAGTGTCCGACACCCAATGGTCACATCGATGCAATGACGAATGTTTTCGTTCGCGGGACTGTGTGCAAAATATTCGCCCCGACTAAACGTTTTTCGGTCAAAATACCGACGGACGGTGATCAAAGTGATAGTTATGTTGTTAAACGAGCCGATCTTAGACTCTTGCAACCACCCTGGGTAGATGAGTTGGAAGATGTGCTCAAAGAATCGGAGCCTATGAGGCCTGAATCCGTTG ATCACGGATATAGAAATACTCTCGAAGGGCCGGTACCGGGGCCAATACTTCAGCAACAGCTTCATCATCCACCCCACATGTCGGCTCACGAGACGAGCGCATATTACAGAACTGCTAGTACGAGTCCGTTAATGACACTCGGAACAACGGCGCACTCGGCAAACACGACACCGTGCAACGGTAGCCGGCCTTACGACGATTTGGACAGCGACGATGACTTAGGGAGGGAAGATATTACGTTTCCGTCGGACGCAG GGAGCAGTAAGAGAAGTAGTATGCAGAGCCGAGGAAGTACCAGTAGCCTAGTTGAGCAGCGTAGCATAACTCCTCGTTCTCAGGCAGCCACACCCAG ATCTCAGGCGGCAACGCCACACAAATATAACAAGGGTGACGTAGTGACAGCCGCGAGTGGTATTAGGAAGAAATTTAATGGAAAACAATGGCGTAGATTGTGTAGCAAAGAAGGTTGTTCCAAAGAGAGTCAACGGCGTGGCTATTGCTCTCGCCATCTTAGCTCCAAAGGTTCGGGATTTCGTGGTCCCACCGGCAATTTTCAGAG TGGGAAAGTCGATGGAGAAGAGACCTCAAGGGATTCCGACACTTCGCCCAATTATGTGGATCGAAGAATAGCTGGAAGATTCGATCAGGACGAAACTGAAGCTGCTAATATGTTAG TGTCTCTGGGTAGTTCGAGATCGGCAACTCCAGCGTTTTCCTCACCAACGGCTCACTCCTCGATATCGCCGTGTATAAACCAATCGCCGGTGCCGCCTCTGGGTCTCAACCAGAACAACGTTTTCATGCCGATCTCCAGTCCGGCGCACCACGCAACCTCCCTGATACCACCAGGGGCAAAATGGACTCAACCGACACAGCCAAATTTTGTCCCTCAGTATCAACAGCAAGTGATAAAACCCGAACCAAATCGTATGATACGACCGGCTAGGCCTGCGCCCACGGCTCCTACAACACCGGCGAGTATTGGCACTAGTGTTATACGAATTTCCCCTGTTGGACGAGGAATGCCGGTTCATTCCACTGTCTCGAATCCTTGGTCCGAGCAGAGTCCACCCCCAAGACATCCTTCGGTTGTCACTTCCATGgcacaacaacagcagcagcaacagcagcagcagcaacaacagcagcaccagcagcagcagcagcaagtaCAACAACAGcatcagcaacaacaacaacaacaacaacaacaacaacaacaacaacaacaacaacaacaacaacaacaccaACAACTCCAACAACAAGGAATCCTTCTACAACACGCCCTTACATCCAACAACGGTTTTCCTAATCCTGTAGAATTACAAGAACAAAATTCCCAGCTGTTAAAACCACCTCACTCGCCCCATGTACCACTCGCGGCTCCTCCACCTCAAACTTTAACTCATCTTCACAAAACACAGGAGCAACCGGTCGACTACGCTCAACCACAACAAACCCAGCCGATTTATCTGATGCATCATTCACATCAGCCAGACAAAAAGTATTTGGTTATAAAAAATAGCATGGACGTTTCCCCATCGTCGCATGTAAGCAGTCCCGATGACAAGTACAGACAGGGATTGATCAATCATCTCGGACAATTGCCACAGTTACATCCGAGTCAGTGTCAGCCTCCTCAATCACCCGTTGTTGTTCCGTCCGCGCATGTTGACAACAAGATGTCCGTTGTTCCACAA agtgattttcaaaatacCAAAATTGGTCTAAACGTCTCAACCCACACTGACCTACAGAGGAATCAAAtccagcagcaacagcagcagcaacaacaattaCAACAGCCTCCACCTCCGCCTCTATCCTTACCGCCGCCCCCTTCAACGAGCGTCGTTATCTCCGCTACAACCGCCGTCACGAGTACCGCTCCGACCAGTGTCTTCCAACATGTTATTGTCCAACCAAGTCACATGGTTCAAATACCAAAACCCGTGCCACCGAGAGAAGACATTGTCAAGAGCAACGGCGTACTTT ATGGGAGCCACGATGTATCTCCTGCATACCAGCCCCACCCCCCGTCATTACTCAGCAGTACAGTTCGCAACTGGAAAAAAG CTTTTTCCTGGCAGCCGACAGTCCTGGAACAACCGGATGTGAGTCCACCACCCTCGGCATTGAGTCCTCCCCTGAGCGCACCCCCGATACCTCTGAGCATGGGAAACATTGGTGACGATACGCCTGGGCCCGGTCCTGATCCTATAACCCCAGCTGAAGAAGAGGACGACGATGTTTTCGAATCTGAACCAACTACACCCGCCGAAATTGAAGCCAGCTCTAACAAGAGGCGCAGCCAATCACTCAGCGCTTTACACACCAAAGATCCTCAGAGTCCCTTGAAg CAAACTGTGAAAAGAACTGCGATGTTGCAGACCAAGGACCCCCGAATAAGACGACCGATGAATGCATTTATGATATTTTCGAAACGTCATCGCGCGGTTGTGCATCAACGACATCCGAATCAGGACAATCGTACAGTCTCGAAGATACTCGGTGAATGGTGGTACGCTCTTGGACccgatgagaagaaaaaatatcacaatcTCGCCTCGGAAGTTAAGGAAGCACATTTCAAGGCTCATCCTGACTGGAAATGGTGTAGCAAAGATCGAAGAAAATCATCGACTACCAGTTTCAAAGGTGGCGAACCTAGAGGCAAATTAAACAGTGCTGGTGAAGAAATGGATATGGGTCCACCTATGGACGATGTACCTCTCACGCCGAGAACAACCGAAGAAATTTATGTACCTGCTACTGCCGTCTACAATGATGTTTCCACTCCGGag CAAACCGTTAACCAAATTTCGCACCCTCTTCACCGAGTTCCCGAAACATCAGCGCAAAACGAGCCTCAAGACTCGACGGTAAAGCAGGAGGAAGACGCAGCTGGATCGGACGACGACCAGATGGTCATTTGCGAAGATCCCCAACCGGAAATTGATCTCAAATGCAAGGACAAAATGGCAGACAGCGATAACGACGTTCCTCAGGAGgaagacggagagaaaaaaaattatacgcaAGGAAGGTTTTCACCAACGAACGGTCAAAACGTTAAAAACGATTTGACTTGCCGTCCGAAGCCGATTAAAG CATTACTTCCATCGACGGGAATAGAAACAACGACCAAGTATCACCACACTTCCATGGACAAAGGGGGTACGGTTTCTGTCCTTTCAACGACTTATCCTTATCACAGTCCGGTTAATCCAACGGGAGTTTCGGGTTTTCAACCGAAAGGAGGAGCCTTTATAACAATGCCAATATCGCCAAAAGTCATAAAGCCGGAGCCGGTTAAAAGTGAACAACAACAATACAGCACACAGTACAGCGTGAATAATTTAGTGTCCAGCGTTCATACAGAAAACGGACGGAATATTCCAAAATTCACATCCGCTCCTGTTCTCCATACG CAACCCTTGCAGACTTTGAGCACTGTACATCGTAACCCAACTTCAGCCGTTCCCTATCAACCCCCGCTCACTCTTACGTTGCTTGATACTGATTTGGTGGCTATTCCCAAGCAACAGCAGCAGGCCTCGCCGTATCTTGGCCCGAACACTCAGCACCCAAGGATGTACTGCGGTTTTCACATCCCCATATCCG AGACTGGGAATCGtaatttatcgatgcagaactTAGTTGCTGGCAACAAAGCTGAAACACCAAGTGTGATAGTTGCGAAATCGTACCCAGTCACGACCTCTAATCCGAGTACACCCACTCATCGAGGAATCGGTCACTCTATAGCGCGACTTGCGGAAACGGACAAGAAGGAGCCTCTGATTGCAAATCACGTCCAATTCTACG CGAATAACCCAAAAGTCGAGCAAGACAGAAAAGAAACGATGTTATCAACGCCGTTGGACAAACTTAAACAACCGTTGACACCTCACACGCCCCACAACAATCAGATCAACAACGATTCTTCTTCGAATATGACCTATTGCGTGGAAGATCAAACGATTGGGAGAAGTAATGATTCTGGGCCGAACAAAGGTACGTTTATGCTCGCACCAACCCCGGCGCAACTTGGTCGGGCACCTCTGCAAAGGAGACAATCATTGG caaTGCCTCCCACATCAAGTGCAGGAGACCATGGGTCCATGATGTGTCAACATTTCGATAATCGAGCACAATCGAATCAGTCGCAAAACTCTGAACAACCATctcaacagcaacaacaacagcagcaacaggaGCAGCAAcgacaacagcagcaacaggaGCAGCAAcgacaacagcagcaacagcaacaacagcagcagcagcagcaacaacaacaacaacaacaacaacaacaacaacaacaacaacaacaacaacaacaaccgcAAACACCCTGTCACCCTGAACCCATGGCTTCACCTTCTCCATCGACGAAAAAAGGCTCCTTCTTCAAGAAAAATGTCGAGGACGGAATGGACAGAGTTCTCGAGCAGGTCAACTTTCAGGAGAAGTTTTCTTCCCTGCCGGAATTCAAACCCGAAGACATACAAAGTCCAAGTGCTATCAGCTTGAACACTCCGGCCGGGACCTCGGTTCATACACCCGGAGCTCCAATTCATCATGCCTCAAACTTACACGGTTACCGTAAAAAATCTGGTCCCGGTCCTCATAGATCCACAA TGAATGAGGAGGATACGGAGTCAGAAGTATCAGCATCCGCAACACCGAAGTCAACAGCAAGTGTGAAATTAACGGGAAACTCATTTTTCCCCCCTGATTTCAACGTGGACGCGTTCAGATTGAATGCGGAGGCGAGTGTCGACGCTGAGACGAATTCGCCCCGAACGCCAAAGACACCGGGTGGCGGGGTGGTCAGTTCGGCCGGAATCGCGCGGGCTGATAACGAGCGAGGGCCAAGAAAAGTATTGGAACAAAGAAGGCAACTAGTGATGCAACTGTTTCAGGACCACGGTTATTTTCCATCGACCCAGGCGACGTCAACCTTTCAAGCGAAACATTCAGACATTTTCCCAAACAAGACGAGCCTGCAGCTTAAGATCCGTGAAGTACGTCAAAAGTTGAAAGCGAACTCGACACCGATGAGCGCCAGCAGCCTAGTTAGCCCTCTACCCGTCTCGGAGTCGTCTCCAAACGTTGCTG GACCCTTGACCGCTCCTCCTACGTCAATGGGAGCTCCGCTTTCACTGCCCGTAAGCAGTAGTGGCAGCTAG